The DNA segment ATGGTGTTTgagaaatatttacaatatagtGGTGTAAGTGAGGGGTAGGTATGTCATCATAATTATCATAATTGTGTaatatcttttaaaatgtactaaattctATTAGTGCATATAATTCTGGGAGGAATGTCCTGTATGGCTCTCCACAGCAATGTCTATTCAGTGCGCTCACATGTTTTCGAACATTATAGTGTCGATCTCAGCACATACCTGCTGAGCAGTGAGGCGAGCAGGTGAGAGAGTAGTGcactgtctgtatgtctgtgatGATATAATatccgtatgtgtgtgtgtgtgtgtgtatatatatatatatatatatatatatatatatatatatatatatatatatatatatatatatatatatatatatatatgtgtgtgtgtgtgtgtgtgtgtgtgtgtgtgtgtgtgtgtggaaaaaaacaagagaaagcatgcaggagaaggagagaaagtgCATGCCAAACTTATAATTACTCTTAATTACTGAAACTCTTTTAGGACaatgaaatagaaaaaatagaCTTGTATATCTTTATTCTTTTGGACTTGTTAATCTTTGTTTGGTTGTCTAAACAGTGACTGCTTGAACAGAACCACAATTTATGCAGAGATGGGAAATGCTATGTGAATTAGTGTGGAATGATTATGTAAGTCCAATTTGCCGAAATTATTCACTGCTTTTAGTATTAGCACAATCAGTTAAGTTTATGTTCAGCTCATATTCATGTATAATTTAACACAGGttcatttgacttttttttccctttcctgaCTATTTTCCTCTCTCCTTGGGCATTTTCACTCCAGACTGTACTTTCTTTTTAGGTTAGAAATCGTGAAGCATGGGTGACTGGAGCTTTCTTGGAAGGCTGTTGGAGAATGCACAAGAACACTCTACGGTAATTGGCAAAGTCTGGCTGACTGTCCTCTTCATCTTTAGGATCCTGGTTTTGGGGGCAGCAGCAGAAGAAGTCTGGGGTGACGAACAGTCGGACTTTACCTGTAACACTCAGCAGCCCGGTTGTGAAAATGTTTGTTATGATGAGGCCTTTCCCATTTCACATATCCGTTACTGGGTGCTGCAGATCATCTTTGTGTCCACGCCAACGCTCATTTACCTGGGACACATACTGCACATCATCCGTATGGAGGATAAGCAcaaagagaaggaggagttgCTGCTGAAGGCACTAGGACATCCTGACGAGAAAAACCTTTATAGAAATGGGGAGGGTGAAAGAGGAGGTgcgaaaaaggaaaaaacaccaaTCAGAGACGAGCATGGCAAAATCCGCATCAGGGGTGCCTTGTTGCGCACATACGTCTTCAACATCATTTTCAAGACTCTGTTTGAGGTGGGTTTCATTTTAGGTCAGTATTTTCTCTATGGTTTCAAGCTCAAGCCACTGTATAAGTGTGCACGGTGGCCCTGCCCCAACACTGTGGACTGCTTCCTGTCCAGACCCACAGAGAAAACCATCTTCATTTTGTTCATGCTTGTGGTGGCTTGCGTGTCCCTTGTGCTGAATTTATTAGAAATTTATCATCTAGGATGGAAGAAAATTAAACAGGGTGTCAGCAGTGAATACAACCCTGGGCAAGAGTCACTAGCCCATACTGACATGGTGGAGACAGGAGCCATGCCTGCTGCCTCCAGAACTGACCCTGCTAGCCTTTCCTATCCTCCCAAATATACCAGTTTGGCAGCAGGTAGTGCAACCTTCCTCCAGCCTGGGTCAGTTCCTGTAACAACAGAGTATAAGATTGATCCTTTGCATGAGGAGCCAAATTCTTTCTACATCAGCAGCAACAACCACAGGCTGGCTGCTGAGCAGAACTGGGCCAATTTGGCCACTGAACAACAAACCATGGAAAAGAAGGCCATTGGTCCCTCTacttcttcctccttctctgcCTCTTCCTCTGATAACGAGCAGCGACCCAGAGACGTTGCAGCCGCTACCAGCATTCCCAGCTCAAGTGGTGGCCTTTTGAGTAGTGGGATGTGTGAGCCAGAGGAGACTCACGTCACCACTACGGTGGAGATGCACGAGCCACCAAGCATGTTTACTGAGCACCGGTGCATGAGCAGAGCAAGCAAAACAAGCAGCATTAGAGCAAGGCACAATGATCTGGCTGTCTAATAACCCTAATTGCAAAGCTGATGCAGgaaatgcaaaaaacataatgtgaaaatataaatgagAGTCAGGATTCTGGACGTTATCTAGGGGGattaaacaaacataaaacccTGACAGCTGTGCAATCAGTGAGTTGTGGTGTTGATATATAGCACTTGAATGGTGTCTGATGTTATGTGGCAGTTCAGTGATATGATAAAAGAGAGCTTGTTCAGTTCACGTTTTTTGTTAAAACATTGAAACACTTCAATAGTAATATATGTACACCTGCTCATTAATCATGTAAACCTGCTCATtaatgcaattatccaatcatgtggcagcagatTAAGAGTCTAATTAAGTGTTTATATTAGAATAGGAAGAACATTTATCTCAGCCACTTTGACCACAGCATGACTGTCAATGCTAGATGACCTGGTTTAAATATGTCAGAAACGGCAGATCACCTGAGAGTTTCGCATACAAGTGTCTCAAGAGTTTACATagaatgctgtaaaaaaaaaaaacttccagtGAGCAGCAGATCTGCATGTAAAAATACCTGGTTTGATGAGAATGTTTTGATTAGAATGAGAATGATgtgaagcaaaaaaacaacaaaaaaaaccccatattGGCTTCTCTCCTATTAGACAAGGACAGCTATCTAAGGCTACattaaaaaactgcaaaaaaaattagagGATTGAAAAATGTTGGTAAGCCTGCACCCACCATAGCCTCAGATACCTGATTTTCACGTGTTAATTCTGGTGACTGTTGAACATAAACAGGCTTTGTTGTAACACTGGGATGaactgagatgcttttctgctcaccatggttgtaaagagtagCTAAGTTTCTGTAGCCTTTCTGTCAGTGCAAAACAGTTTCAAACAACTTCTCTTCTGATTACTCTCAACAACAAGTCATTTCTGCATGCCTAATTGCCACACACTTGatgtcatttgtttttcacaTCACAATTTCTTAAATATTCATTGCAGCCGCTCTGGCATCACAACCTTTACCTTGTTCTGCCCCAGTTTATTGACTGTgattgtatatgtgtattataaCATCTGAGCATGAAGCTTTGGAGCGAAATCTTggaaatataaatcatttaccAGACTTTAAATCAAAAGCTTGGTATTCAGAATTGATAAGAGGCAATGATCTACTGCATTGCTTAAATAggatatttcatttaaaagagtTGGTTTTAAACTGATTGTCAGTAATACCAGtggtct comes from the Silurus meridionalis isolate SWU-2019-XX chromosome 3, ASM1480568v1, whole genome shotgun sequence genome and includes:
- the gja3 gene encoding gap junction alpha-3 protein; amino-acid sequence: MGDWSFLGRLLENAQEHSTVIGKVWLTVLFIFRILVLGAAAEEVWGDEQSDFTCNTQQPGCENVCYDEAFPISHIRYWVLQIIFVSTPTLIYLGHILHIIRMEDKHKEKEELLLKALGHPDEKNLYRNGEGERGGAKKEKTPIRDEHGKIRIRGALLRTYVFNIIFKTLFEVGFILGQYFLYGFKLKPLYKCARWPCPNTVDCFLSRPTEKTIFILFMLVVACVSLVLNLLEIYHLGWKKIKQGVSSEYNPGQESLAHTDMVETGAMPAASRTDPASLSYPPKYTSLAAGSATFLQPGSVPVTTEYKIDPLHEEPNSFYISSNNHRLAAEQNWANLATEQQTMEKKAIGPSTSSSFSASSSDNEQRPRDVAAATSIPSSSGGLLSSGMCEPEETHVTTTVEMHEPPSMFTEHRCMSRASKTSSIRARHNDLAV